The Impatiens glandulifera chromosome 3, dImpGla2.1, whole genome shotgun sequence genome contains a region encoding:
- the LOC124930474 gene encoding putative pectinesterase/pectinesterase inhibitor 38, which produces MEWTKRLSSSDRSNGSGFPTAKTATADIFGADFVAMNITFSGYQDTLCANKGHQFYRECEIYGTVDFIFGDAKAVFQNSIIFARTPLNGKQNTITAQSRNSPTDIGGYVFHNCTIRAAPNLQGWVKTYFGRPWRTYSRVVIMQSDIHPLIDPKGWMNWDVTKLVHNLYYAEYDNRGAGADTSRRVGWCKLLHTKAEANQFTVRNFIKGNNWIPTQIPYFQDLM; this is translated from the exons ATGGAATGGACAAAACGTTTGTCCTCAAGTGATAGGAGCAATGGAAGTGGCTTCCCTACAGCCAAAACAGCTACTGCCG ATATTTTCGGGGCTGATTTTGTTGCCATGAATATTAC GTTCTCGGGATATCAGGATACCTTATGTGCAAACAAAGGGCATCAATTCTATCGTGAGTGTGAGATCTATGGGACAGTGGACTTCATTTTCGGGGATGCAAAAGCTGTTTTCCAAAATTCTATCATCTTCGCGCGTACACCCCTCAATGGGAAACAAAATACTATCACGGCTCAATCAAGAAATAGTCCTACCGACATAGGAGGATACGTATTCCACAATTGCACCATTAGAGCTGCACCCAACTTGCAGGGGTGGGTCAAGACCTACTTTGGCCGACCGTGGAGAACCTACTCGAGGGTGGTTATAATGCAGTCGGATATTCATCCACTTATCGATCCCAAAGGATGGATGAATTGGGATGTCACTAAACTGGTGCATAATCTATATTATGCTGAGTATGATAACAGAGGTGCTGGAGCAGACACCTCTAGGAGGGTCGGATGGTGCAAGTTGTTACATACTAAAGCTGAGGCCAATCAATTTACTGTTAGGAATTTTATTAAGGGAAACAACTGGATTCCTACCCAAATTCCATACTTTCAAGATCTGATGTGA